The DNA region AGGGGTCTCAGGCATCGAATCGTTGGACAGCGCTTGTAAGGAAAAGGTTCAAACGATTTTCCGGTCGAGCCGACCGAGGACCTCTTTCGAACCCTTACCTGCGGCTTTCGTTCGCCGTTTCAGCCGTATCCGTTAACCCTAGTTTAACTCAAACGGGTGTTTGACGCCACGGGGGTGTTGCCAGCCGTTCAACAAGGAAGTCGGCAAGCTGGCGCACCTTGGGCGACAGGTGGCGGCTCTGGGGATAAACCAGCCAGACGGAGCCATGGTCATAGCGCCAGCTGTCGAGCACGGACACCAGTGAGCCGTCCGTCAGGGCTTGCTCGACGTAGAAGTCGGGCAGCTGCGCGATCCCAAGTCCGCGACGGACGGCGTCGAGCAGGGCCTGCCCGGAACTGGCGTGATATCGGCCACGCACAGGCCGCTGTCGGGGCTGTCCGTGCTCGGCGAAGATCCAGTGGCTTGCCGACCCGAGCAGCAAGATATGACTCGTCAGATCATCAGGGGTTGCCGGTGCGGGATGGCTGGCGAGATACGCGGGCGAGGCGACCACGAAGAGCCGACGCTCGCCAAGACGGCGCGCCACCAGGTTCGAGTCGGGCAGCAACCCGGTGCGTACCGTCAGGTCGTAGCCCTCCTCGATCAGGTCGACCGTCCGGTTCGAGAAATCCATGTCCACGCCCAGCTGCGGGTGTGCGGCAAGGAATTCATTGACCAGCGGGGCAACGTAGCGTTCGCCGTAGGTGGTCGCCAGGCTGATCCGGAGGTTGCCGCGCAACCCGTCCTGAAAGTCGACAATCGCCTGATCGGCGGCATCGAACCCTTCGAGGAGGTGTCGGGCGTGCTCGTAGTAAAGACGGCCGGCGTCGGTGAGGCGGAGTTTGCGGGTGGTCCGGTGCAGCAACTGGGTGCCCAGCCGCTGCTCCAGCGCGCTGACCGCCCGGCTGATGAAAGCCGTCGAGAGGTCGAGGCTGCGGGCGGCAGCCGAGAAGCTGCCCAGCCGCACGACCTCGACAAAGGCGTCCATCCCATCCCATGCGCGCATTGATCTTTGCTCTCAGGTAAAAATGCTTCACGTGCCGGATGGCTAATCGATCGGGCGCGGCATGACTAAAATCCCCGATTCACCGGCGCTGGCGCCGGGTCCATCGTCATTGTAAGAGGAAGATCCGACCATGAAGTCTCGTGCCGCCGTTGCCTGGGAAGCAGGAAAGCCGCTGTCCATCGAAGAAATCGACGTCCAGGGCCCGAAGGCGGGCGAGGTGCTGGTCCGCATCGTCGCCACGGGCGTGTGCCATACGGATGCCTACACGTTGTCAGGCGACGACCCGGAAGGCGCCTTCCCGGTGATTCTCGGGCACGAAGGTGGCGGCATCGTGGAAGAGGTCGGCGAGGGCGTTACCTCGCTGAAGCCCGGCGATCACGTGATCCCGCTGTACACGCCGGAATGTGGCGAGTGCAAGTTCTGTCTGTCGGGCAAGACCAACCTCTGCCAAAAGATTCGCGTGACGCAGGGCAAAGGGCTGATGCCGGACGGCACCTCACGTTTCTCGCTGGGTGGTAAGCAGCTGCTGCACTACATGGGCACCAGCACCTTCAGCGAATACACGGTCCTGCCGGAGATCTCGCTGGCGAAGATCAACAAGGATGCGCCGCTGGACAAGGTCTGCCTGCTCGGCTGCGGCATCACCACCGGCATCGGCGCTGTGCTGAACACCGCCAGGGTGGAGCCGGGTTCGACCGTCGCGGTCTTCGGCATGGGCGGCATCGGTCTCTCGGTGGTGCAGGGCGCGGTCATGGCGAAGGCCAGCCGGATCGTCGTGGTCGATACGAACCCCTCGAAGTTCGAGATGGCGAAGATGCTGGGCGCGACCGACTGCATCAATCCGCGCGACTACCCGGATACGCCGATCCAGCAGGTGATCGTGGACCTGACCGACGGTGGCGTGGACTATTCGTTCGAATGCATCGGCAGCGTCGATGTCATGCGCGCCGCGCTCGAGTGCTGCCATAAGGGCTGGGGCGAGTCGATCATCATCGGCGTCGCCGGTGCCGGTCAGGAGATCCGAACCCGGCCTTTCCAGCTGGTGACGGGTCGTGTGTGGCGTGGTTCCGCGTTCGGCGGCGTGAAGGGGCGTAGTCAGTTGCCCGGCTATGTAGACCGTTACATGGGTGGCGAGATCAAGATCGATCCGATGATCACGTATACGATGGGGCTGGAAGACATCAACCGTGCCTTCGACCTCATGCATGAGGGCAAGGCCATCCGCTCCGTCATTCTTTTCTGAAAAAAGCCGATGAACGAAACTCTCGACCTGATCCGCCGCTATTACGACGCCTTCAATCGTGCCGACTGGACCGCGATGCTCGATCTGCTCGACGAGCATGTGGCACACGATATCAATCAGGGCGGCCGGGAATCCGGCCGCGCCCGCTTCGCGGCTTTCCTGGAGCGCATGAACGTGAGCTACAGCGAGCAGCTGAAGAACATCGTCGTGATGGCGAACGCGGAGGGTACGCGTGCGGCCGCCGAGTACATCGTCCACGGTGAGTACAAGGCGACCGACGAAGGGTTGCCCTTTGCTCAGGGCCAGTCTTACGTTCTGCCGGGTGGTGCCTTCTTCGATGTCGCGAACGGCCGGATCACCCGCGTGAGCAACTACTACAACCTCGAGGACTGGCTCGCCCAGGTCCGGCGCGTCGAGGTGGACTAGGCCTTGAACGAGGCGAAACGGGCCGCAGGTCTTTCTGCGACCCGTTTCCGAGCACGCCACGCATGGCATGGACCAATCCGTTTCACGATCCCTCGAAGCCTCATCACACCGCGGAGGGATTCCGTAACCTCGAACCGGAAACGCGTCCACCGGATGGCCTCAGGCGTTGGCGAAGGGAACGCAAGGAGCAAGGCCTGCCCAAGCCGCCCGAGGGCGGTTACGAGTCGTTCTCACGCCGCTGGTGGCAGGCTGCGGATGTGTCAGGTGACGCCGATGCGGCGTGGTGGCTGGGTCATGCCACGGTCCTCGTGCGCAAGGCGGGGCTTACGGTCCTGACCGATCCGGTGCTCAGCCGCCGCGCGTCGCCGCTGTCGTTTCTCGGGCCAGCGCGCCGCACCTTGGCCCCGGTGGATGTCGCATCGCTGCCGGCGATCGATGTGGTGGTGATCTCTCACAATCACTACGACCATCTCGACAAGGCGACCGTGCACGCGCTCTCGCGGCGCTTTCCCGATGCCGTCTTCCTGGTGCCGCTCGGCCTCAAGCGCTGGTTCGATCGTCAGCGTATCGGCAACGT from Luteibacter mycovicinus includes:
- a CDS encoding LysR family transcriptional regulator encodes the protein MDAFVEVVRLGSFSAAARSLDLSTAFISRAVSALEQRLGTQLLHRTTRKLRLTDAGRLYYEHARHLLEGFDAADQAIVDFQDGLRGNLRISLATTYGERYVAPLVNEFLAAHPQLGVDMDFSNRTVDLIEEGYDLTVRTGLLPDSNLVARRLGERRLFVVASPAYLASHPAPATPDDLTSHILLLGSASHWIFAEHGQPRQRPVRGRYHASSGQALLDAVRRGLGIAQLPDFYVEQALTDGSLVSVLDSWRYDHGSVWLVYPQSRHLSPKVRQLADFLVERLATPPWRQTPV
- a CDS encoding S-(hydroxymethyl)glutathione dehydrogenase/class III alcohol dehydrogenase: MKSRAAVAWEAGKPLSIEEIDVQGPKAGEVLVRIVATGVCHTDAYTLSGDDPEGAFPVILGHEGGGIVEEVGEGVTSLKPGDHVIPLYTPECGECKFCLSGKTNLCQKIRVTQGKGLMPDGTSRFSLGGKQLLHYMGTSTFSEYTVLPEISLAKINKDAPLDKVCLLGCGITTGIGAVLNTARVEPGSTVAVFGMGGIGLSVVQGAVMAKASRIVVVDTNPSKFEMAKMLGATDCINPRDYPDTPIQQVIVDLTDGGVDYSFECIGSVDVMRAALECCHKGWGESIIIGVAGAGQEIRTRPFQLVTGRVWRGSAFGGVKGRSQLPGYVDRYMGGEIKIDPMITYTMGLEDINRAFDLMHEGKAIRSVILF
- a CDS encoding ketosteroid isomerase-related protein: MNETLDLIRRYYDAFNRADWTAMLDLLDEHVAHDINQGGRESGRARFAAFLERMNVSYSEQLKNIVVMANAEGTRAAAEYIVHGEYKATDEGLPFAQGQSYVLPGGAFFDVANGRITRVSNYYNLEDWLAQVRRVEVD
- a CDS encoding MBL fold metallo-hydrolase; translated protein: MAWTNPFHDPSKPHHTAEGFRNLEPETRPPDGLRRWRRERKEQGLPKPPEGGYESFSRRWWQAADVSGDADAAWWLGHATVLVRKAGLTVLTDPVLSRRASPLSFLGPARRTLAPVDVASLPAIDVVVISHNHYDHLDKATVHALSRRFPDAVFLVPLGLKRWFDRQRIGNVRELDWWATTDVRGATFTFVPARHWSARTLWDRNRSLWGGWVMAHEGFRFWFAGDTGYSDKLAEIGRRAGPIDLAAIPIGAYAPRWFMRGQHVDPAQAVQLHREIGVRRSIAIHWGVFELADDPLDEPPRLLGEALTQSGLSADDFMLLPIGGRTSL